Sequence from the bacterium genome:
AGCCCTGCCGAGGACAACAAGGGTGAGCGGCACCTAATCGGATGGCGGCTCGGAGTTCAGGACGCCAGCACGTCTTTAGCGACGGCTCGAAGCGCGACCACTCCGGCTTCGTACAGCGACGAGCCGGAGGTGGAGTGGACCTATGTGGACGATCAACGTCCGGAGATTGCTGTCCGCCGTGACAGCGACCGACCGATGACGCTATTCGCCAACTCCAAGATCGCTGTATGGGGGTGCGGTGCTCTTGGCTCATGGATAGCCGAACTACTCGTCAGGGCCGGAGCCCGACACATGACGCTGCGAGACCCTGCTTTCGTGACCCACGGCCTCCTCGTCCGACAAAACTACGCCGAGGACGACGTCGGGCGTCTGAAGGCAGAGGCTCTCGCTGACCGGCTCAGACGCCTGTCCGACACATGCGAGGTCGTAGGGATCGCCGGCCACGCCCAGGCAGGACTGTCGAAAGACGCCGAGAGATGCGACTTCATCATCGACACGAGCGTGAACACCTCCGTGAACGCGGCCATCGACGCCGCGCAGGGCCGAGGAACTCTCTCTGTGCCAGTCGTCCAAGTGTCGACCGACAACCAGACCGCAACCCTGGGAATTGTCACCGTTACCGACGGCACACCCGCAACGAGAACCTCCGAACTCGACCAAGCCCTTTGCGTACAAGCCGCAAGCGATCCGAGCCTGACTGCATTCCGCACCTTCTGGAACCACGAGAGCCACCCGCCACTCACGCCAGCCCGAGGCTGCTCCGTCCCGACCTTCCACGGCTCCAGCGCCGACGCCATGGGCATCGCAGCCTCCACCATCAGCGTTGCCGCAACTGCGCTCTCTCGTCAGATCGCCGCCGCATATCTCCTGTCCCTTCCGCATTCGCCATACGAAACACCCACTCTCACATGCGTCGAGCGCCCGACGAGTGCGCCCTCCGAAGTCACCTAGTTGACCGCCTCGTAGATGTTCCACCCCGTCGCCAGCGCCTTGGGCAACAGGTCGTCGATGTAGGCCCGGATTTCGGCGATCTCGGTCGGAGAGAAGATGTTGATGGGGAACAGATGACCCACCTCGTTGTACCGGCGAACCTGCACGGGCGTGAGCATCCGCGGCGAGATCTGTTGTGACAACCTTGGGCTTCCCCCCGCCCTCCATCGTCATTCCGGCGGAGGCCGGAATCCACCCGGCAGCGACCCAACCCGCCCCGTTGACACCGCCGGCCCCACTGCCGCGGCGATCACCTCCCCCTCTCGCCTTTCATCCTGAGAACGAACGACCAGGACGAGCCGCGGCCCACCGGGCTGGCTGGCCCTCACGCCGACATTCCCGTCCCCACCCAGTCAGCGCCCCGCCCCGCCCCGTTGACACCGTCGGCCCCCGCTGCCGCGGCGATCGCCCCCCTCTCGCCTCTCATCCTGAGAACAAGCGGCGAGGGCGAGGCGCGGCCCACCGGGCCGACCGGCCCCTGACCCCGCCCTCCCGGCCCTACCCGGTCAGCGCCCCGACCCGCCACGTCATTGCGGCACAGCCGGAATCCACCCGGCAGCGACCCGCCCCACTCCGTGGACACCGCTGGCTCACCGCCCCGGGGCGGTGAGCCGTTCAGGCGGCGCCGGTGAGGGGGCCGACGATGATGAGGGTGATGGTCAGGCCCAGCACCGTGAGCCCGAGTCCTGTCAGCGTCAG
This genomic interval carries:
- a CDS encoding ThiF family adenylyltransferase, with amino-acid sequence MVALAEAQRTAVAEVQRLTDSSNQIRLAAVDEGRGCAALTIEIDTTEFTRRTGGLEAQSRERVTVLVASNYPETPPLALVKHRRWIGLPHVLQGNRLCIYLDPSAEWDPTRGMYGFLQRLWEWFEDAIGGRFDAATALYHPVGGVLHRTEGAPTVVVTCSMPRDTSNDEVARRIWLRQRTEHRVDIASWTTPSEPGLMAGLLVVLPEYLPLGGGHHLSDLLAIVRQQLDRDKRRALETSLRRLIRDRDGDEPVHMIIAVPSPAEDNKGERHLIGWRLGVQDASTSLATARSATTPASYSDEPEVEWTYVDDQRPEIAVRRDSDRPMTLFANSKIAVWGCGALGSWIAELLVRAGARHMTLRDPAFVTHGLLVRQNYAEDDVGRLKAEALADRLRRLSDTCEVVGIAGHAQAGLSKDAERCDFIIDTSVNTSVNAAIDAAQGRGTLSVPVVQVSTDNQTATLGIVTVTDGTPATRTSELDQALCVQAASDPSLTAFRTFWNHESHPPLTPARGCSVPTFHGSSADAMGIAASTISVAATALSRQIAAAYLLSLPHSPYETPTLTCVERPTSAPSEVT